In a single window of the Candidatus Neomarinimicrobiota bacterium genome:
- a CDS encoding alpha-amylase produces the protein MNYSRPNYELWRELHISREARDKYQFEQTLFAQHGDAIFADFHTVRKFAQRMNDKRNVVEIPEKAVNAGDINGIGLIHEVLHYMIDQFRKQKNSTVFPEALEYLRERIGEKELRKTLERFTDAFPPIKVYRQELSAADYLEKSTESTPHTEVMLEEVILLWLSNINPALSNYLELFDDDDLEKGTKYLEALESLDDFFETQPKFGPENQQLLEMLQAPAKASPHSISGQLEWIRQHWGSILGKYFYRLLRGLDFIEEERKARFIGSGPSQTYDFSGEPDYERFSEDLDWMPKVVLLAKNVYVWLDQLSKKYERDISKLNQIPDEELDILSRWGITGLWLIGLWERSHASKEIKQMMGNPEAVASAYSLYDYVIADELGGEEAYNDLRRRARERSIRMSGDMVPNHVGIDGRWVIEHPDWFVQLDYPPFPGYTFNGKDLSRRDDVGIYLEDHYYERSDAAVVFKRVNHNTGETRFIYHGNDGTSMPWNDTAQLNYLNEEVREAVIQTILHVARKCSIIRFDAAMTLAKKHYQRLWYPQPGTGGDIPSRAEYGMTKEEFDRVFPKEFWREVVDRVAEEEPDTLLLAEAFWLMEGYFVRTLGMHRVYNSAFMHMLKDEENSKYRDTIKNVLEFNPEILKRFVNFMNNPDEETAVAQFGKDDKYFGTCIMMVTMPGLPMIGHGQIEGYTEKYGMEYKRAYRDETPDDHLIQRHEREVFPLMKKRYLFADVENFQLYDLFAPEGHVNENVFAYSNRSGDEKGLVTYNNKFEDAKGWLRTSVGRRTSDGNLVQQSLGEGLHLSNDDSYYCIFRDHITGMEYIRNSKQLHEQGLYIELGAFKYQVFLDFREVYDQDGQYRQLAEYLNGRGVPSVQEALRETMLQPLHEKARPIFNAKLFRTLQKFAADSDKMDSDIPSQLKSHLRGFLKALSEYTGNAEGVERVLPEAMERIKAVLTIGTATEESGADLSKEAAADIERVLTRLEENPDAPTTLLAWALLSRIGGLVAETDIPGRSRTWIDEYLLGQLLADLFRQLEIPADRIDKLVRTVKMLTVAQDWYDTEDGERAEAYRIMESLLKLEDVRYYLGLNRHQNTLWFNDEAFDTLTHWLRLILLTDALSEEAIDRFNSGNDIVRKFEQAKKDSGYKVEQLLEELKREV, from the coding sequence ATGAATTATTCCAGGCCAAATTACGAACTCTGGCGTGAACTTCACATATCACGGGAGGCAAGGGACAAATACCAGTTTGAACAGACGTTATTCGCCCAGCACGGGGATGCAATATTCGCCGATTTTCACACCGTCCGGAAATTCGCCCAGCGAATGAACGACAAACGGAACGTGGTGGAAATCCCCGAAAAAGCCGTGAACGCCGGCGATATCAATGGGATCGGCCTTATTCATGAAGTACTCCATTATATGATCGATCAATTCCGAAAACAGAAGAACAGCACGGTTTTCCCGGAGGCTCTGGAATATCTCCGGGAGAGAATTGGTGAAAAAGAACTTCGGAAAACACTGGAACGTTTTACCGATGCATTCCCGCCCATTAAAGTGTATCGCCAGGAACTTTCCGCGGCGGATTATCTGGAAAAGAGCACCGAATCCACTCCACACACTGAAGTAATGCTGGAAGAGGTGATCCTTCTCTGGCTCTCAAATATCAATCCGGCCTTGTCCAATTATCTCGAACTGTTCGACGATGACGATCTTGAAAAGGGTACGAAATATCTCGAAGCCCTCGAATCCCTGGACGATTTCTTCGAGACGCAGCCAAAATTCGGCCCCGAGAACCAGCAGCTGCTGGAAATGCTCCAGGCACCGGCAAAGGCATCACCCCACTCTATCTCTGGCCAGCTGGAATGGATTCGACAGCACTGGGGTTCTATCCTTGGCAAATATTTTTATCGCCTGCTCCGTGGGCTGGATTTTATCGAGGAGGAACGCAAAGCCCGATTCATCGGTTCCGGTCCAAGCCAAACATACGATTTTTCGGGCGAGCCGGATTACGAGCGATTCAGCGAAGATCTGGACTGGATGCCGAAGGTCGTCCTGCTGGCAAAAAATGTTTACGTCTGGCTGGATCAGCTCTCGAAGAAATACGAGCGGGATATCTCCAAGCTGAATCAGATCCCGGATGAGGAATTGGATATACTGAGTCGTTGGGGCATTACCGGCCTCTGGCTCATCGGGCTCTGGGAGCGGAGTCATGCCTCCAAGGAAATCAAGCAGATGATGGGCAATCCGGAGGCGGTCGCCTCGGCATATTCGCTCTATGATTATGTTATCGCTGACGAACTCGGCGGCGAAGAGGCCTACAACGATCTCCGGCGCCGGGCCAGAGAACGCAGCATCCGGATGTCCGGCGATATGGTGCCGAACCATGTGGGTATTGACGGCAGGTGGGTTATCGAACATCCGGACTGGTTCGTCCAGCTGGATTATCCGCCGTTCCCGGGTTATACCTTCAATGGGAAAGATCTAAGCCGAAGAGACGATGTCGGCATCTATCTGGAAGACCATTATTACGAGCGAAGTGACGCTGCCGTGGTCTTCAAGCGTGTCAATCACAACACCGGTGAGACGCGCTTCATTTATCATGGGAACGACGGCACCAGCATGCCGTGGAATGACACAGCCCAACTGAATTATCTCAACGAAGAAGTTCGGGAGGCGGTCATACAGACCATCTTACACGTGGCAAGGAAGTGCTCCATTATCCGTTTCGATGCGGCGATGACACTGGCGAAAAAGCACTATCAGCGACTCTGGTATCCTCAGCCGGGCACCGGTGGGGACATTCCGTCCCGCGCTGAGTACGGCATGACCAAAGAAGAATTCGACCGCGTCTTCCCCAAGGAATTCTGGCGGGAAGTCGTGGATCGTGTAGCCGAGGAAGAACCGGACACCCTGCTTTTGGCCGAGGCGTTTTGGCTGATGGAAGGATATTTCGTTCGGACCCTCGGCATGCACCGGGTGTACAACAGCGCCTTTATGCACATGCTGAAGGACGAAGAAAATTCGAAATATCGCGACACCATCAAAAATGTACTGGAGTTCAACCCTGAGATCCTGAAGCGGTTCGTGAACTTTATGAATAATCCGGACGAGGAGACGGCGGTCGCCCAGTTTGGCAAAGATGACAAATACTTCGGCACCTGCATCATGATGGTCACTATGCCCGGGCTGCCGATGATCGGCCACGGACAAATAGAAGGCTACACTGAGAAGTACGGCATGGAATACAAGCGGGCGTACCGTGACGAGACGCCGGACGACCATCTCATTCAGCGCCATGAACGGGAAGTTTTTCCTCTTATGAAAAAGCGGTACCTGTTCGCCGATGTTGAAAACTTCCAACTTTATGATCTGTTCGCACCGGAGGGACACGTCAACGAGAACGTCTTCGCCTACTCCAACCGTTCTGGTGATGAAAAGGGACTGGTGACCTACAATAACAAATTCGAAGATGCCAAGGGGTGGCTGCGGACTTCAGTTGGGCGCAGGACGTCTGATGGCAATCTTGTACAACAGTCCCTCGGCGAAGGACTCCACCTGAGCAACGACGATTCGTATTACTGCATCTTCCGTGATCATATCACTGGGATGGAGTACATCAGGAACAGTAAACAGTTGCACGAACAGGGATTGTACATCGAACTCGGCGCCTTCAAATATCAGGTGTTCCTGGATTTCCGGGAAGTCTATGATCAGGATGGCCAGTACCGGCAGCTGGCCGAATATCTGAACGGACGGGGAGTTCCCAGTGTGCAGGAGGCCCTCCGTGAAACCATGCTGCAGCCGTTACATGAGAAAGCCAGACCGATATTTAATGCAAAACTGTTTCGGACACTTCAAAAATTTGCGGCCGATTCCGATAAAATGGATTCGGACATACCATCCCAGCTGAAATCCCACCTCCGTGGCTTTCTGAAAGCGTTGAGTGAATATACTGGCAATGCGGAAGGAGTCGAACGGGTGCTTCCGGAAGCGATGGAAAGAATCAAAGCCGTGCTTACCATCGGAACTGCGACTGAGGAATCGGGTGCTGATTTGTCCAAAGAAGCGGCGGCAGATATTGAGAGGGTGCTGACACGGCTGGAAGAGAACCCCGACGCCCCGACAACCCTTTTGGCCTGGGCGCTCCTGAGCCGGATCGGCGGACTCGTCGCAGAGACTGACATCCCCGGAAGAAGCCGGACGTGGATTGATGAGTATCTGCTGGGGCAGCTGTTGGCCGATCTGTTTCGCCAGTTAGAGATTCCAGCCGACAGAATCGACAAATTGGTACGCACCGTCAAAATGCTCACCGTTGCTCAGGACTGGTATGATACGGAAGACGGAGAGCGGGCAGAAGCATATCGTATAATGGAATCGCTCCTGAAGCTGGAAGACGTTCGCTACTACCTCGGGCTGAACCGCCACCAGAATACACTCTGGTTTAACGATGAAGCGTTCGACACACTCACCCATTGGCTGCGCCTGATACTGCTCACCGATGCTCTTTCTGAGGAAGCCATAGACCGGTTTAACTCAGGCAATGATATTGTCCGGAAGTTCGAGCAGGCAAAGAAGGATTCAGGGTATAAGGTTGAGCAGTTGCTGGAAGAATTAAAGCGGGAAGTGTAG
- the lysW gene encoding lysine biosynthesis protein LysW — protein sequence MSSQTVSCPECGGDVNLDADVMAHEIIQCEECGVELEVVSTDPVEIDLAPEIEEDWGE from the coding sequence ATGAGTTCACAGACAGTATCCTGCCCGGAATGTGGCGGCGATGTCAATCTGGATGCCGATGTCATGGCGCATGAGATCATCCAGTGCGAAGAGTGCGGAGTAGAGCTGGAAGTCGTGTCTACGGATCCGGTGGAGATCGATCTGGCGCCGGAAATCGAAGAAGACTGGGGCGAATAG
- the lysX gene encoding lysine biosynthesis protein LysX, with translation MHVGVLIGRVRVEEKLLFKALEERGVNYEPIYDDELQFGSANIDEWSRFDVILERSISHSRALTSLGFFNKLGIPTVNEYEVARICGDKIETSVLLEEADIPQPEFMVAYTPDSALEAIETMGYPVVLKPAIGSWGRLQAKITSRNMAESILEHKKTLGGVQHAIFYIQEYIEKPGRDLRTFVIDGEPICAIRRESDHWITNTSRGGHADNHPMSDELIELSRNTSDAIGGGVIAVDVFESDRGLLVNEVNYTMEFRNSIEPTGVDIPARIIDYVIAVGEGATAAEQEEAELEAVC, from the coding sequence ATGCATGTCGGAGTATTAATCGGCCGGGTTCGGGTGGAAGAGAAACTCCTGTTCAAAGCGCTGGAGGAACGGGGCGTAAACTACGAACCCATTTATGATGATGAGCTGCAATTCGGCTCAGCCAATATCGACGAATGGTCCCGGTTTGACGTGATCCTGGAGCGTTCAATCAGCCATTCCCGGGCGCTTACATCGCTGGGATTTTTTAATAAGCTGGGGATTCCCACGGTGAATGAATACGAGGTTGCCCGGATTTGCGGAGATAAAATTGAAACCTCCGTTCTTCTTGAGGAAGCGGATATCCCACAGCCGGAATTTATGGTGGCTTATACACCGGACAGCGCGCTGGAGGCTATCGAAACCATGGGCTATCCGGTAGTGCTGAAACCAGCCATCGGTTCATGGGGGCGCTTGCAGGCCAAAATTACCAGCCGGAATATGGCGGAATCAATCCTGGAGCACAAGAAAACTTTGGGCGGCGTGCAGCACGCCATCTTTTATATCCAGGAGTACATCGAGAAACCCGGCCGGGATCTCCGGACATTCGTAATCGACGGCGAACCCATCTGCGCTATTCGGCGGGAGTCCGATCACTGGATCACCAACACTTCCCGCGGTGGTCATGCGGATAACCATCCCATGAGCGACGAACTCATTGAGCTGTCTCGCAATACCTCAGACGCCATTGGTGGCGGTGTGATTGCGGTGGACGTCTTCGAAAGCGATCGCGGTCTGCTGGTAAATGAGGTGAACTATACCATGGAATTCCGAAACTCCATCGAACCCACCGGCGTGGATATCCCGGCGCGGATTATCGATTATGTTATCGCCGTCGGTGAAGGCGCAACCGCTGCTGAGCAGGAAGAGGCGGAACTGGAGGCGGTATGTTAG
- the argC gene encoding N-acetyl-gamma-glutamyl-phosphate reductase: MLDVAIVGGSGYVGGELLRILLDHPECKITQVTSERFSRRSVTTLHPNLRDRTRLRFRSIDQLEKADVLFLCLPHGKAIGDIERFAELADTIIDCSADFRLRDSAWHKEWYDTYTDNPDYRSRFVYGLPELERENLRGARYISGVGCNATATNLALYPLANAGVIESVTVDIKVGSSEGGASASLSSHHPERAGVVRSFAPTGHRHQAEVIQELGLTREQLNFSATAIDMVRGILATSHVFLSEEVSNKDIFGMYRDAYKKEPFIRIIRDRAGVYRFPEPKILAGSNYCDIGWQVDEGSNRVVVVSALDNLMKGAAGSAVQSLNVAHGFDERAGLGFSGLHPV, encoded by the coding sequence ATGTTAGACGTGGCAATCGTAGGCGGTTCCGGCTATGTTGGCGGCGAATTGCTCCGCATTCTGCTGGATCATCCGGAGTGCAAGATCACCCAGGTTACCTCGGAGCGCTTTTCCCGACGATCGGTTACCACCTTGCATCCCAACCTGCGGGATCGGACGCGGCTCCGGTTTCGGTCGATAGACCAGCTGGAGAAGGCCGACGTTTTATTTCTCTGTCTCCCTCACGGAAAAGCTATCGGTGACATCGAACGATTTGCGGAACTGGCCGACACAATTATCGACTGCTCGGCGGACTTCCGGCTGCGTGACTCCGCCTGGCACAAAGAGTGGTACGATACCTATACCGACAATCCGGATTACCGGAGCCGATTCGTGTATGGACTGCCAGAACTGGAGCGGGAGAACTTGCGTGGCGCCCGGTATATCTCCGGCGTTGGCTGCAACGCCACCGCCACCAACCTGGCGCTCTATCCGCTGGCGAACGCCGGCGTGATTGAGAGCGTAACCGTGGATATAAAAGTCGGCTCCAGCGAAGGCGGCGCCAGCGCATCGCTGTCGTCCCATCACCCAGAGCGGGCCGGCGTCGTCCGGTCGTTTGCACCGACGGGACACCGGCACCAAGCGGAAGTCATCCAGGAGCTGGGACTCACCAGAGAACAATTAAACTTTTCCGCGACCGCCATCGATATGGTGCGTGGCATTCTCGCAACTTCGCACGTTTTTCTCAGTGAAGAAGTCTCCAATAAAGACATCTTTGGAATGTACCGGGATGCGTACAAGAAGGAACCCTTCATCCGGATTATTAGGGATCGGGCCGGCGTGTACCGGTTTCCGGAGCCGAAGATTCTGGCTGGCTCCAACTACTGTGACATCGGCTGGCAGGTGGACGAGGGCTCGAACCGCGTCGTGGTGGTGAGCGCGCTGGATAACCTGATGAAGGGGGCCGCCGGCAGCGCCGTCCAGTCGCTGAACGTAGCGCACGGATTTGACGAGCGCGCCGGACTCGGATTCTCGGGCCTGCATCCGGTATGA
- a CDS encoding [LysW]-aminoadipate kinase, with the protein MYVIKVGGGEGNAIEPLVKELADRWQSGERWVLVHGGSARVNEVATALDHPPEFVTSSSGFRSRRTDKRTAEIFAMVVTGDVNTSIVRMLQEYDVNAVGLSGLDGRLMSGPRKKAIRVKENGRQRIIRDDYTGKVTSVNADLLRTLLENGYAPVVSPPAISTEEEIINVDGDRAAAAIAGSLKADELILLTGAPGLLADADDPDSRIDFVPRSGIKEAISNYAEGRMRIKLLAASEALDGGVGRVFIGASNTSNPLATVFSGEGTRFEQDAVNEENQEGVEQ; encoded by the coding sequence ATGTACGTAATTAAGGTAGGCGGCGGCGAGGGTAACGCCATCGAGCCGCTGGTGAAGGAACTAGCAGATCGCTGGCAATCCGGCGAACGCTGGGTGTTGGTGCACGGTGGATCGGCGCGCGTCAACGAGGTGGCGACCGCACTGGATCATCCGCCGGAGTTCGTGACATCGTCATCCGGCTTCAGGAGCCGCCGGACGGACAAACGCACCGCGGAGATCTTTGCCATGGTGGTGACTGGCGATGTGAATACCTCCATTGTTCGGATGCTGCAGGAATACGATGTGAACGCCGTCGGACTCTCCGGCCTGGACGGCCGGCTCATGTCCGGTCCCCGGAAGAAGGCCATCCGCGTGAAGGAGAACGGTCGTCAGCGGATTATCCGTGACGATTACACCGGAAAGGTAACCAGCGTGAACGCTGATCTGCTGAGGACTCTTTTGGAGAATGGTTATGCTCCTGTAGTCTCTCCGCCGGCCATCAGCACCGAGGAGGAAATTATCAACGTAGACGGCGACAGAGCCGCCGCGGCCATCGCCGGGAGCCTTAAAGCGGATGAACTGATTCTGCTCACCGGCGCGCCGGGGCTGCTTGCCGATGCGGACGATCCGGACTCACGAATTGACTTTGTACCGCGTTCGGGAATCAAGGAAGCGATATCGAATTATGCGGAAGGACGCATGCGAATCAAATTGCTGGCCGCCAGTGAAGCACTAGACGGGGGTGTCGGCAGGGTCTTCATTGGGGCCAGCAATACTTCCAATCCGTTGGCAACGGTGTTTTCCGGCGAGGGAACGCGATTTGAGCAGGATGCGGTAAACGAGGAAAACCAGGAAGGGGTTGAACAGTGA
- a CDS encoding aspartate aminotransferase family protein, with protein sequence MEEQYGSGAYGLRGITLTHGEGARIFDDEGNSYVDCVAGHGAAILGHAHPVIVDAMHEQSQRLMACSNSFSNDQRARLLERLIHNCNHLDDANFSRAFLTNSGTEAVEAALKLARHATGRSEIIATMRCFHGRTFGSLSLTWRKKYRKPFEPLVPDVNHIPLNNIEAAQEAITEETAAVVVEPVQGEGGVIPADSAYLEALREQCDETGTLLIFDEIQTGFGRTGEWFAFQHHNVVPDVLTLAKGIAGGFPMGAMVFRESVEPFSNGIHGSTFGGNPLASAVSLATMGILEEQNLPARSKELGAKALEYLSEELEDTQIIRGIRGFGLMIGIELRRRVTPVLKELMERGILALPAGSTILRFLPPLNIPEEEWEFVLEETVAILQDRTMPTRKASEQG encoded by the coding sequence ATGGAAGAGCAGTACGGAAGCGGCGCGTACGGATTACGCGGCATCACGCTAACCCACGGGGAAGGCGCAAGAATTTTCGATGACGAGGGCAACTCTTATGTAGATTGCGTTGCCGGTCACGGTGCGGCGATACTGGGCCATGCACATCCGGTGATTGTCGACGCCATGCACGAGCAGTCCCAGCGATTGATGGCCTGCTCGAACTCTTTTTCCAACGATCAGCGAGCGCGGCTACTTGAACGACTCATTCATAATTGCAATCATCTGGACGATGCCAATTTTTCCAGAGCATTTCTCACCAACTCCGGCACGGAAGCTGTGGAGGCAGCGCTGAAGCTGGCCCGTCATGCCACCGGAAGATCAGAAATTATCGCCACCATGCGGTGCTTTCACGGCCGGACGTTCGGATCACTGAGTCTCACCTGGCGTAAAAAATACCGTAAACCGTTTGAACCGCTGGTGCCGGATGTGAATCACATTCCGCTGAATAATATTGAGGCAGCACAGGAGGCGATCACCGAGGAGACCGCCGCAGTTGTGGTGGAGCCTGTGCAGGGCGAAGGCGGGGTGATTCCGGCAGACTCAGCCTACCTGGAAGCGTTGCGGGAGCAGTGTGACGAAACCGGCACTCTGCTAATTTTCGATGAGATACAGACCGGATTCGGCCGCACCGGCGAATGGTTCGCGTTCCAACATCATAATGTGGTTCCGGATGTGCTGACTCTGGCGAAAGGCATTGCGGGTGGATTTCCCATGGGCGCTATGGTGTTCAGGGAATCAGTTGAGCCATTTTCGAACGGGATTCATGGTTCCACGTTCGGCGGAAATCCGCTGGCCAGCGCCGTGAGCCTTGCGACTATGGGTATTCTGGAGGAGCAGAATCTACCGGCGCGCTCAAAAGAACTTGGCGCCAAAGCACTTGAATATCTTTCGGAAGAATTGGAGGACACCCAAATCATTCGCGGAATACGCGGATTTGGTCTAATGATCGGCATTGAGTTGCGTCGGCGGGTGACGCCGGTACTGAAGGAACTCATGGAGCGTGGCATTCTGGCGCTGCCGGCGGGATCGACCATCCTGCGCTTCCTGCCACCGCTGAATATTCCGGAAGAGGAGTGGGAATTCGTGCTGGAGGAGACGGTCGCAATCCTGCAGGACAGAACCATGCCCACAAGGAAAGCATCGGAGCAGGGATGA
- a CDS encoding [LysW]-lysine hydrolase, translating into MNPRELLHRMVEIPSVSGDERAVAEFLVESMNDMGFDAHIDSAGNAIGVIGDGPGEIVLLGHMDTVPGGPEVRIEDDILYGRGSVDAKGALATFISAAANAGADNQRIIVIGAVEEEIHTSKGARAIADEYRPDYCIIGEPSGWDAVTLGYKGRVVMEYSAEKPTAHPAADETSVAEDTIHLWNGIQSYVAEFNEDTDGIFQRLQSRIPHMATSEPENTQRMEARFTFRLPPSLEPEQLIEDLRNLPGADGAITVKESVPAYAGDRRTPLHRAFMKGIRAEGSRPRFKVKTGTSDMNVVGPVWNCPILAYGPGDSGLDHTPNEHLDLNEYERSIAVLTTVLHETAREERT; encoded by the coding sequence ATGAATCCCAGGGAATTACTCCACCGGATGGTCGAAATCCCCAGCGTCAGCGGCGACGAACGCGCGGTAGCGGAGTTTCTTGTCGAGTCCATGAATGATATGGGCTTCGATGCTCATATCGATTCCGCCGGGAATGCCATCGGAGTTATCGGCGACGGCCCCGGAGAAATAGTTCTGCTGGGACACATGGATACCGTCCCCGGCGGGCCGGAAGTCCGCATCGAGGATGACATCCTGTACGGACGTGGATCGGTGGATGCCAAGGGCGCATTGGCCACGTTTATCTCTGCGGCGGCAAACGCTGGAGCGGACAATCAGCGAATTATTGTGATTGGCGCGGTTGAGGAAGAGATTCACACTTCAAAGGGCGCTCGAGCGATCGCAGATGAATATCGCCCGGATTACTGCATCATCGGTGAACCCAGCGGCTGGGATGCAGTCACCCTGGGATACAAGGGCCGTGTAGTGATGGAATATTCCGCGGAAAAGCCGACCGCGCATCCGGCGGCGGACGAGACCTCCGTGGCGGAAGACACTATCCATCTCTGGAACGGTATTCAGTCCTACGTTGCCGAATTCAATGAAGATACAGACGGAATTTTTCAGCGGCTCCAGAGTCGAATTCCGCATATGGCCACGAGTGAACCGGAGAATACCCAGCGGATGGAAGCCCGGTTTACCTTCCGGCTCCCGCCATCTCTGGAACCGGAACAGTTGATTGAAGATTTACGGAATTTACCCGGAGCAGATGGCGCTATCACCGTCAAAGAATCGGTACCGGCGTACGCCGGAGACAGGAGGACGCCGCTGCACCGGGCGTTTATGAAGGGCATCAGGGCGGAGGGCAGCCGGCCGCGATTCAAGGTAAAAACCGGTACCAGCGATATGAACGTGGTCGGGCCGGTCTGGAACTGCCCGATACTGGCGTACGGGCCCGGAGATTCCGGCCTGGATCACACGCCGAACGAACATCTTGATTTAAACGAATATGAACGAAGCATTGCAGTATTGACAACTGTATTACACGAAACCGCACGGGAGGAACGAACATGA
- the lysS gene encoding homocitrate synthase — MKIGEYSIIESTLREGEQFVNAFFTTGQKKHIAELLDDFGVEYLELTSPCASPQSKADIEEITKQNYRAKILTHTRCTVSDAKIAVETGVDGVDVVIGTSSYLREFSHGKSIDQIIDLALEVIDYLKSQNVEVRFSTEDSLRSENEDLFRVYEAVDEFGVDRVGIADTVGVGTPLEIYELVKELRSRVACDIEFHGHNDSGCAIANAFMALQGGATHIDTSVLGIGERNGITPLGGLIARLYATDKSLVEKYDITKLDELDHHVAELVNVDVPFNNYITGYSAFTHKAGIHAKAILNNPATYEILKPEDFGLSRYIHIAHRLTGWNAVRQRAQQLGLSMEDEAVKALTQKIKTLADDQHLTLDDVDAMLHHVAENDVSLSEAVSEVVEAQ, encoded by the coding sequence ATGAAAATCGGCGAATACTCAATTATCGAATCGACGCTGCGCGAGGGTGAGCAGTTTGTAAACGCGTTTTTCACCACCGGGCAGAAAAAGCACATCGCCGAACTGCTGGACGATTTTGGCGTGGAATATCTGGAACTCACGTCGCCATGTGCGTCGCCGCAGAGCAAGGCGGACATTGAGGAGATCACCAAACAAAACTACCGTGCGAAGATCCTGACGCACACCCGCTGTACTGTGAGCGATGCCAAAATCGCAGTAGAAACAGGTGTGGATGGCGTGGATGTTGTGATTGGGACATCCTCATATCTGAGAGAGTTCAGCCACGGGAAATCGATAGACCAGATCATCGACCTGGCGCTGGAGGTGATCGATTACCTGAAGTCCCAGAATGTGGAAGTCCGCTTCAGCACCGAGGACAGTCTCCGCTCTGAGAACGAAGACCTGTTCCGGGTCTACGAAGCCGTGGACGAATTCGGCGTCGACCGGGTCGGTATCGCCGATACCGTGGGCGTCGGAACACCACTGGAAATATACGAACTGGTCAAAGAGTTACGTTCCCGGGTGGCCTGCGACATCGAATTTCACGGACACAACGACAGCGGATGCGCCATTGCCAACGCCTTTATGGCGCTGCAGGGCGGCGCCACGCACATCGATACCAGCGTGCTGGGCATCGGCGAGCGGAACGGCATTACGCCGCTGGGTGGATTGATCGCCAGACTCTACGCCACAGATAAATCGCTGGTGGAAAAGTATGACATTACCAAACTGGATGAACTGGATCACCACGTGGCGGAGTTGGTAAACGTGGACGTGCCGTTTAACAACTACATCACCGGTTACTCAGCATTTACCCACAAGGCTGGCATCCACGCCAAGGCGATCCTGAACAATCCGGCGACTTATGAAATTTTGAAACCGGAAGACTTCGGCCTGAGTCGCTATATCCATATTGCGCATCGGTTGACCGGCTGGAACGCTGTCCGCCAGCGGGCCCAGCAGCTGGGGCTTTCCATGGAAGATGAGGCAGTCAAGGCGCTCACGCAGAAGATTAAAACCCTGGCCGACGATCAGCATCTGACCCTGGATGACGTGGACGCTATGCTCCATCACGTGGCGGAAAATGATGTGAGCCTGTCGGAAGCAGTCTCGGAGGTGGTGGAGGCGCAATGA